In one Sphingobacterium daejeonense genomic region, the following are encoded:
- a CDS encoding ankyrin repeat domain-containing protein, with translation MDSEIVSAVKRGETVYLEKHLNSENVNEVNEKSENLLMIATYQNDYTMASFLVKNGADPNQQDEIFNSPFLYAGASGYLDLVKLYLAYGARFDVYNQYGGTALIPAAEKGFVDVVRLLAHTKNFPINHVNNFGQTALMKAISMGDGSKNHVEIVNILIKAGADKNIPDKEGVIAIDHAKNKGFSDIVDLLY, from the coding sequence ATGGATTCAGAAATAGTGAGTGCTGTAAAGAGAGGAGAAACAGTCTATTTGGAAAAACACCTCAACTCGGAGAATGTAAATGAGGTGAATGAGAAGTCTGAAAATCTATTGATGATAGCGACTTATCAGAATGATTACACCATGGCTTCATTTTTAGTAAAAAATGGAGCTGATCCAAACCAACAAGATGAAATATTTAACAGTCCATTTTTATATGCTGGTGCATCCGGCTATTTGGATTTAGTTAAGTTGTATTTGGCTTATGGTGCTCGATTTGATGTTTATAACCAATATGGTGGGACTGCCCTTATCCCAGCCGCGGAAAAAGGCTTTGTAGATGTAGTGAGATTATTGGCTCATACCAAGAATTTCCCTATCAACCATGTCAATAATTTTGGTCAAACAGCATTAATGAAGGCGATATCAATGGGTGATGGCAGTAAAAATCATGTTGAAATAGTCAATATCCTGATCAAAGCTGGCGCTGATAAGAACATTCCTGATAAAGAAGGGGTGATAGCCATTGACCATGCTAAAAATAAAGGTTTCTCAGACATTGTAGATCTATTGTATTGA
- a CDS encoding DUF1963 domain-containing protein: MYFSGNELTSIPNEIHMPHLKSIDLYYNNLKTLPISLIQQKEINNITVSGNPLESLPEGYNDFAGLTLDLDVKSRILDNNYAGADGKGMVAWDNKMYYARPETSYYNEISGLLNNDKIEIYKEDILSTVKQSVGLLHSEAEDYSKIGNSRMGGKPDLPFDIPFPSFYSEYQEKECLYEFIAQIDLESISSYQDYLPRKGYFFFFIKSIHHFGEDNSGIVLFVEHSNKLESGKRFLNQKESDFFELPGAEYDSYKLEAFSMVSLPYLYAIQTNKYLFKDDPKGLINDDEAIDYYEMNIFPIMEQEFITDLEVNSYGFTQHESPELQAAIRKKGEPEDWINLLKVKSTGSFQWWDAGEIFFSIHKSDLQKGDFSNIMLTIESS; the protein is encoded by the coding sequence ATGTATTTTTCAGGAAACGAACTAACATCCATACCGAATGAAATCCATATGCCGCATCTAAAGTCAATAGATTTGTACTATAATAACCTGAAGACCCTCCCGATATCATTGATACAACAAAAAGAAATAAACAATATCACGGTTTCTGGAAATCCCTTAGAGAGTCTACCTGAAGGATACAATGATTTTGCAGGATTAACCCTTGATTTGGACGTTAAGTCTAGGATTTTGGATAATAATTATGCTGGAGCTGACGGAAAAGGAATGGTGGCATGGGATAACAAAATGTATTATGCGAGACCAGAGACATCCTATTATAACGAGATATCAGGATTGCTAAACAATGATAAAATTGAAATTTATAAAGAAGATATATTATCTACGGTAAAACAATCAGTTGGATTACTTCATTCTGAAGCAGAAGATTATTCAAAAATTGGGAATAGTAGGATGGGAGGAAAGCCTGATTTGCCTTTTGACATACCTTTTCCATCTTTTTATTCGGAATATCAAGAAAAAGAATGCTTATATGAATTTATTGCTCAAATAGATTTGGAGAGTATTTCAAGTTACCAAGATTATCTTCCAAGAAAGGGCTATTTTTTCTTCTTTATCAAGAGTATTCATCATTTTGGAGAGGATAATTCTGGGATAGTGTTATTTGTTGAGCATTCAAATAAATTGGAATCTGGAAAAAGATTTTTGAATCAAAAGGAATCAGATTTCTTTGAGTTGCCAGGTGCTGAATATGATAGTTACAAATTAGAAGCTTTTAGTATGGTTTCTTTACCTTATTTATACGCAATTCAAACCAATAAATACCTTTTTAAAGATGATCCGAAAGGTTTAATAAATGATGATGAAGCAATAGACTATTATGAGATGAATATTTTTCCAATAATGGAACAAGAGTTCATTACAGATTTGGAGGTCAATTCCTACGGTTTTACTCAACATGAATCACCTGAGCTACAGGCTGCCATTCGTAAAAAAGGAGAACCAGAGGATTGGATTAATCTTTTGAAAGTTAAATCCACTGGGTCCTTTCAGTGGTGGGATGCTGGGGAGATTTTTTTCAGCATTCATAAAAGTGACCTCCAAAAGGGAGATTTTTCTAATATCATGTTAACAATTGAAAGTAGTTAA
- a CDS encoding PepSY-like domain-containing protein — MKKLLLSITLLFSIAALMISCDKETVVSEGNLPNTAAQFLSKNFNGVKILSVVEEKEGLSGLEYDVLLENGIEIKFNKNGEWLDIDAQNDSAALPDSLIPTSILSYVKQNYPNTGINSIETERHGYDVELTNGLDLEFDKDGKFIRINP, encoded by the coding sequence ATGAAAAAGTTATTATTATCAATCACACTATTATTTTCGATCGCAGCTTTGATGATCTCATGTGACAAAGAAACCGTAGTTAGCGAAGGCAACCTTCCTAATACAGCTGCACAATTTCTTTCTAAAAACTTCAATGGAGTAAAAATTCTTTCTGTAGTTGAGGAAAAAGAAGGTTTATCAGGATTAGAATACGATGTACTTTTAGAAAATGGAATCGAAATCAAATTCAACAAAAATGGCGAATGGCTTGATATCGACGCGCAAAATGATTCAGCTGCCCTACCAGATTCTTTGATCCCTACATCTATCCTATCCTACGTAAAACAGAATTATCCTAACACTGGGATTAATAGTATCGAAACCGAAAGACATGGCTACGATGTTGAATTGACCAACGGACTAGACCTAGAATTCGACAAAGACGGAAAATTCATTAGAATAAACCCGTAA
- a CDS encoding DUF1572 domain-containing protein, producing the protein MAHQLANRFREVILNGTWIANTNWEKELSNTNFLTATSKISDLNRIADLTYHILYYIKGINSFFKTGNLDIKDSESFQTPPLSTESDWENLKNELFNQAELFAENIENLSNEQLESTFFDPKYGTYKRNIEGQIEHAYYHLGQVVLLRKLIV; encoded by the coding sequence ATGGCACATCAACTAGCAAATAGATTTAGGGAAGTAATTCTTAATGGAACTTGGATCGCAAATACCAATTGGGAAAAAGAATTATCAAATACTAATTTCCTTACAGCCACATCCAAAATCAGTGATTTAAACCGAATAGCAGATCTTACCTATCATATACTGTATTACATCAAAGGCATCAATTCCTTTTTCAAAACCGGTAATCTAGATATTAAGGATAGCGAAAGTTTTCAAACCCCTCCTTTATCTACCGAGTCTGATTGGGAAAACCTTAAAAATGAACTTTTCAATCAAGCAGAGTTATTTGCAGAAAATATCGAAAACCTATCCAATGAGCAACTAGAATCTACATTCTTTGATCCTAAATATGGCACATACAAAAGAAACATAGAAGGCCAAATCGAACATGCCTATTATCATCTAGGCCAAGTAGTGTTACTAAGAAAGCTGATTGTCTGA
- a CDS encoding 1-aminocyclopropane-1-carboxylate deaminase/D-cysteine desulfhydrase, with amino-acid sequence MNFSFQIYSPEEQIHDSKFEDKNISVYIKRDDKIHPFISGNKWRKLKYQLEEAKEQQMNHLVTFGGAWSNHLLATAAAAAQFGFRATAYVRGEEIQNPVLDMCRLFGMNLHFVDRESYRNKEELFQRGHNPQTSYFIDEGGKSDLGVKGCAEIISELEQQYDHIFVASGTGTTVAGIQLGIAKNNLQTKVHSIPVLKGAEFLKNEFQSWNIDPELITLHLDYHFSGYAKVKPELIAFIKSFISSTGIMIEPTYTGKLLFGVYDLIEKEYFKPNSKILVIHTGGITGLLGHLQHFNR; translated from the coding sequence ATGAATTTTTCATTCCAAATTTATAGCCCAGAGGAACAAATCCACGATTCAAAATTTGAAGACAAAAATATTTCAGTCTATATTAAAAGAGATGACAAGATCCATCCCTTTATTTCTGGCAACAAATGGCGTAAATTAAAATATCAGCTTGAAGAAGCTAAAGAACAACAAATGAATCATTTAGTCACTTTTGGCGGCGCTTGGTCAAATCATTTATTAGCTACAGCTGCTGCAGCAGCACAATTTGGATTCAGGGCAACAGCCTATGTACGTGGTGAAGAAATTCAAAACCCAGTGTTGGATATGTGTCGACTATTTGGAATGAACTTACATTTTGTAGATAGAGAATCATACCGAAATAAAGAAGAATTGTTCCAACGAGGCCATAATCCTCAAACGTCTTATTTCATCGACGAAGGAGGCAAGTCAGATCTTGGCGTGAAAGGATGTGCAGAAATAATATCAGAATTAGAACAGCAATACGACCATATATTCGTAGCATCAGGAACAGGAACAACCGTTGCGGGCATTCAATTGGGAATAGCAAAGAACAATCTCCAAACAAAGGTTCATTCCATCCCTGTATTGAAGGGTGCAGAATTTTTAAAAAATGAATTCCAATCCTGGAATATCGACCCTGAATTGATCACTCTTCACTTGGACTATCACTTTTCAGGTTATGCAAAAGTAAAACCAGAATTAATAGCCTTTATTAAATCCTTTATAAGTTCTACTGGAATTATGATAGAACCTACCTATACTGGAAAACTGCTTTTTGGCGTATATGATCTTATAGAAAAAGAATATTTCAAACCTAACAGCAAAATATTGGTTATTCATACAGGTGGTATAACTGGACTATTAGGTCATCTCCAACATTTTAATAGATAA
- a CDS encoding aminotransferase class IV, whose product MPVHYINYNGTVVPQDMAILDVDSRAFRYGDGIFETMLWRDGDIRFLDLHLERLQESLSMLHFDDVDQFDAFFIRSNVEELLRKNNMVGQQARVRLIVFRQGGGLYSPETNKPAFILQVDRKPETLRDKKTGLIIDVYTEYKKPYNELSKIKSNNALIYVMAGLYKKKNAFDEVLILNQSGNLCEALVSNIFVYYDKVLYTPAISEGCIAGVMRRVVMDMAEEQGIEVVEAEIKPEIMKVADEIFCTNAVEGIQWVMGYKHKRYFNKISRIFQERLMSWSYETEE is encoded by the coding sequence ATGCCCGTACATTACATTAACTACAATGGTACTGTTGTACCTCAAGATATGGCTATTCTAGATGTTGATAGCCGCGCATTTCGTTATGGCGATGGAATTTTCGAAACCATGTTATGGCGAGATGGAGATATTCGATTTTTAGACCTACACTTAGAGCGATTACAAGAGAGTTTGTCCATGCTCCATTTTGATGATGTTGATCAGTTTGATGCTTTTTTCATTCGTAGCAATGTAGAGGAATTATTGCGCAAAAACAATATGGTCGGTCAACAAGCCAGAGTTCGATTAATAGTATTCCGTCAAGGCGGAGGGCTGTATAGTCCCGAAACCAATAAACCAGCATTTATCTTGCAGGTAGACCGTAAGCCTGAAACTTTAAGAGACAAGAAAACTGGTTTAATCATTGATGTATATACAGAATATAAAAAGCCTTATAATGAGCTGTCTAAGATTAAATCAAATAATGCCTTGATCTATGTGATGGCTGGCTTATACAAGAAAAAAAATGCTTTTGATGAAGTCTTGATTTTAAACCAATCTGGCAATCTATGTGAGGCTTTGGTCTCGAACATCTTCGTTTATTACGATAAGGTATTGTATACTCCGGCTATTTCGGAAGGATGTATTGCAGGTGTTATGAGAAGGGTCGTAATGGATATGGCAGAGGAACAAGGTATCGAAGTCGTTGAAGCTGAAATCAAACCTGAAATTATGAAAGTCGCCGATGAAATTTTCTGTACGAATGCTGTCGAAGGTATTCAATGGGTGATGGGCTATAAGCATAAAAGGTATTTCAATAAAATTTCAAGGATTTTCCAAGAAAGATTGATGTCATGGAGTTATGAGACTGAGGAATAG
- a CDS encoding TonB-dependent receptor: MKTQPNLDLLVARSKAPKTKKAAIYNKTFIGGITNEYQINDNFKHVISIFGTNTDLENPFITNYETRDEKNIGLRTYLSYENLDKENLLWEMQLGAEAQKGWYHVKNHENNLGEMGELTDDDNLKNGQHFYFFRAKTRIYQKLSAEASIGLNFNNIKFNRNLPGEEQAEGKIDFNNTWMPRFGLSYSATDNFAIRASVSKGYSTPTIAEVRSSDNRINQDLKPETGINYEAGIRYESKNRRFIADLAAYNYQMDNGIIRQLNEDGAEFFVNAGKIDQKGVEANILTQLIANENSEFLKGLIFSSNLTYQDYKFKEYKIGENDFSGNKVTSVPNWIWVNTLSFRFNKEFDFNILHNFTSSIPLNDANTVTTDKYHVLQAKVSWLTSISPRYKLQLFVGADNLLNEKYSLGNDINAMGNRYFNAAPTRNFYGGVKVIL, encoded by the coding sequence ATGAAGACCCAACCCAATTTAGACCTGCTGGTGGCCCGTTCCAAAGCGCCAAAGACCAAAAAAGCAGCTATCTATAACAAAACATTTATAGGAGGTATAACCAATGAATACCAAATAAATGACAATTTTAAACATGTTATATCCATATTCGGAACAAATACTGATCTAGAAAATCCATTTATAACCAATTACGAAACCCGCGACGAAAAGAACATCGGTTTAAGGACTTACCTATCCTATGAGAATTTGGATAAAGAAAATTTGCTTTGGGAGATGCAATTGGGTGCTGAAGCACAAAAAGGATGGTATCATGTCAAAAACCATGAGAACAACCTAGGGGAAATGGGCGAACTTACTGATGATGATAACCTAAAAAATGGTCAACATTTCTATTTCTTCAGAGCGAAAACTAGAATTTATCAAAAGCTTTCAGCAGAAGCATCTATTGGATTAAATTTCAATAATATAAAATTCAACAGAAACCTACCTGGAGAAGAACAGGCTGAAGGGAAAATTGATTTTAACAATACTTGGATGCCTAGATTTGGACTATCTTATTCTGCAACAGATAATTTCGCAATTAGAGCTTCGGTTTCCAAAGGATACTCTACCCCAACTATTGCTGAGGTAAGATCTTCTGACAACAGAATAAATCAAGACCTGAAACCTGAAACTGGAATCAATTATGAAGCTGGAATCAGATATGAAAGCAAAAACAGAAGGTTTATTGCTGACCTTGCAGCATACAATTATCAAATGGACAATGGAATAATTCGTCAATTGAACGAGGATGGTGCTGAATTTTTTGTGAATGCTGGTAAAATAGATCAAAAAGGAGTTGAAGCAAATATACTAACTCAACTGATCGCAAATGAGAATAGTGAATTTTTAAAAGGGCTGATATTTTCTTCGAACCTGACTTATCAAGATTATAAATTCAAAGAATATAAAATTGGTGAAAATGATTTTTCAGGAAATAAAGTAACATCAGTGCCAAATTGGATTTGGGTAAATACATTATCTTTTAGATTCAATAAAGAATTTGATTTTAATATTTTACATAATTTCACATCAAGCATTCCATTAAATGATGCGAATACTGTAACTACAGATAAATACCATGTTCTTCAAGCTAAAGTGTCATGGTTGACATCTATTTCACCTCGGTATAAACTCCAGCTATTTGTAGGTGCTGATAACCTGTTGAATGAGAAATATAGCTTAGGAAATGACATTAATGCGATGGGAAATAGATATTTCAATGCTGCTCCAACTAGAAACTTTTATGGCGGAGTAAAGGTTATATTATAA
- a CDS encoding winged helix-turn-helix domain-containing protein, which yields MLKDGEQLVKYKNVSLDPDSRQVTVNEKIIPLNRKEFDLFYYFILRPNKLLEKTSLVESVWGDHTDQADNLDFIYSQIKNIRKKLKEAEADMDIQAVYGVGYKLV from the coding sequence ATGCTCAAGGATGGTGAACAACTTGTTAAGTATAAAAATGTATCCTTAGACCCAGACAGCAGGCAAGTAACAGTAAATGAAAAGATTATCCCATTAAACAGAAAAGAATTCGACCTTTTTTATTATTTTATCCTTCGTCCCAATAAATTACTTGAAAAGACAAGTCTCGTAGAATCTGTTTGGGGAGATCACACCGATCAAGCCGACAATCTTGACTTTATATATTCGCAAATAAAAAATATTCGCAAAAAATTAAAAGAAGCTGAAGCAGATATGGATATTCAAGCCGTATATGGAGTAGGCTATAAATTGGTGTAA
- a CDS encoding PepSY-like domain-containing protein, protein MKNLIKAAMVVLIAGSSFQAIGQEKVIEVNNLPKAAQSFISSNYGSDKVALVKSEKELMQSIEYKVVLASGIELEFDSKGNWTEVDAKSKSVPQGIVPAKIKSYVQKSFPNNNIVQINKDSKGYEVELTNGIEVKFNKNAEFIKIDD, encoded by the coding sequence ATGAAAAATCTAATAAAAGCAGCAATGGTAGTATTGATAGCAGGATCATCATTCCAAGCTATCGGACAAGAAAAAGTTATTGAAGTAAACAACCTTCCGAAGGCAGCACAAAGCTTTATCAGCTCTAATTATGGAAGTGATAAAGTAGCATTGGTAAAATCTGAAAAAGAATTGATGCAGTCAATTGAATATAAAGTGGTGTTAGCAAGTGGAATTGAACTAGAATTTGACAGTAAAGGTAACTGGACTGAAGTTGATGCAAAATCAAAATCAGTACCTCAAGGAATCGTTCCTGCTAAAATTAAATCCTACGTTCAAAAAAGCTTCCCTAACAACAATATCGTTCAGATCAATAAAGATTCAAAAGGATACGAAGTTGAGCTGACAAACGGTATCGAAGTAAAGTTCAACAAAAACGCAGAGTTTATTAAGATCGATGACTAA
- a CDS encoding YceI family protein: MKNFFSLLATLLLVSNIAFGQTKWSVDPAHTNARFEIKHLGIAFVDGEFTKLEGQVESKDSTSFENATVSFDIDVNSIDTRVDARNKHLLSDDFFSAEKFPKMTLKNATLKSDGKGKFKLTGDLTIKDVTKPVTFDVVQNNGIIQDPWGKTRAGFTAKTKINRFDYNIKYADKTPAGIDAVAPEVAITVNVEVVKN; encoded by the coding sequence ATGAAAAATTTCTTTAGCCTATTGGCAACTTTGCTTTTAGTAAGCAACATCGCTTTCGGACAAACTAAGTGGTCTGTAGATCCAGCACATACAAATGCTCGTTTCGAAATTAAACACCTAGGGATAGCTTTTGTTGATGGAGAATTCACAAAGTTAGAAGGTCAGGTAGAATCTAAGGACTCAACATCATTCGAAAATGCAACAGTTTCATTCGATATTGATGTAAATTCCATCGATACAAGAGTGGATGCTAGAAACAAACACTTATTGAGTGATGACTTCTTCTCAGCAGAAAAATTCCCTAAAATGACCTTGAAAAATGCAACTTTGAAAAGTGATGGAAAAGGTAAATTCAAATTAACAGGAGATTTAACCATCAAAGATGTAACTAAACCGGTAACATTTGACGTGGTTCAAAACAATGGAATCATCCAAGATCCATGGGGTAAAACCCGGGCAGGATTTACAGCTAAAACTAAAATTAACCGCTTCGATTACAATATCAAATACGCAGATAAAACTCCAGCAGGAATTGATGCTGTGGCTCCAGAAGTAGCAATTACTGTAAACGTAGAAGTAGTGAAAAACTAA
- a CDS encoding sensor histidine kinase, translated as MISTNEAVFQDQKLFLENASHELQTPLAITIGKLDLLLQDGNLPEEQTIKIAEAKQSLHRMVGLNKSLLMLSRIENNQYTSSSDVKFNTVILQKLEEFEEIIEFKDIKINMLQKGHFIANMNIDLARVLISNLLRNAIKYNVQGWTY; from the coding sequence ATGATCAGCACCAATGAAGCTGTATTTCAAGATCAAAAACTATTCTTGGAAAATGCATCCCATGAACTTCAGACTCCATTAGCTATTACAATCGGAAAACTAGACCTGTTATTGCAAGATGGCAATCTTCCAGAAGAGCAAACAATAAAAATAGCGGAGGCAAAGCAATCTTTGCACAGGATGGTAGGTTTGAATAAATCGCTGTTAATGCTATCTCGAATAGAAAACAATCAATACACATCAAGTTCTGATGTAAAGTTCAACACCGTAATTTTACAAAAACTGGAAGAATTTGAAGAAATCATAGAATTTAAGGACATCAAAATAAATATGCTTCAAAAAGGGCATTTTATTGCCAATATGAACATTGACCTTGCACGTGTCCTGATTTCAAATCTTCTCAGAAATGCAATTAAATATAATGTACAGGGCTGGACATATTGA
- a CDS encoding suppressor of fused domain protein, with translation MEKEDYIKRFNEEDAVGWIEIDKKIDSVYPGVEPRHYGPLCGIHYMAGGTDPIDGISVYDHKSNPEHLHLISYGMSEIYYNPEATGQEFSKWGFEFTFRLVPYSGDQGDPGWMMQVFNNLARYVIKSGRWFEENQYIPANGPIRLDTDTAIVGFATTLDPELGRIATPHGEVSFIQFVGITQNELDYLNEFKSVEKVAAFLEDMKKDNPFLVTDLNRK, from the coding sequence ATGGAAAAGGAAGATTATATTAAAAGATTTAATGAAGAAGATGCTGTAGGATGGATAGAGATTGATAAGAAGATTGATTCGGTTTATCCTGGTGTCGAACCCAGGCATTATGGCCCTTTATGTGGTATTCATTATATGGCTGGTGGGACTGATCCCATAGATGGAATAAGCGTATATGATCATAAATCAAATCCTGAGCATTTGCATCTGATTAGTTATGGGATGAGTGAAATTTATTATAACCCGGAGGCTACAGGACAGGAATTCAGTAAATGGGGGTTTGAATTTACATTTAGATTAGTTCCTTATTCAGGTGATCAGGGAGATCCAGGTTGGATGATGCAAGTGTTCAATAATTTAGCTAGGTACGTGATCAAAAGCGGTCGATGGTTTGAGGAGAATCAATATATTCCTGCCAATGGGCCAATAAGGTTAGATACGGACACTGCCATTGTTGGTTTTGCAACGACTCTTGATCCTGAATTAGGACGTATTGCCACTCCGCACGGAGAAGTTTCTTTTATTCAATTTGTTGGAATAACGCAAAACGAATTGGATTATTTGAATGAGTTCAAGTCCGTTGAAAAAGTGGCTGCTTTTTTGGAAGACATGAAGAAAGATAATCCTTTTTTGGTTACAGATTTGAATAGAAAGTAA
- a CDS encoding SIMPL domain-containing protein, protein MRNSGIIISIIAGISIIIFAMVFGNAYKYKYKNSNTINVTGNAMTNFESDIVKWSASFSRKSMDLSEASEQLKRDRDMVKDFLVRQGISDKEILFNAVNINRDFSYHTDPNGNSYNTFTGYSLSQNVSVESKDLDKVANASREISTLISQGVELSSNLPNYYFSGLEDLKLKLISEASLNAKVRAENIAKEAGSSLGELVKADLGIFQITGQNENEEYSYGGAFNVTSRKKTANITVKTSYLSN, encoded by the coding sequence ATGAGAAATTCAGGCATCATCATCAGCATCATTGCTGGTATATCGATAATCATCTTTGCGATGGTTTTTGGGAACGCTTATAAATATAAATATAAGAATTCCAACACGATCAATGTTACAGGAAATGCCATGACAAATTTCGAGTCAGATATTGTGAAATGGTCAGCCTCCTTTAGCCGTAAATCCATGGATCTGAGCGAAGCATCGGAACAATTGAAGAGAGATCGGGATATGGTCAAGGATTTTTTGGTTCGCCAAGGTATCAGTGACAAGGAAATACTATTCAATGCGGTGAATATTAACCGTGATTTTTCATATCATACGGATCCTAATGGAAACAGTTATAATACTTTTACTGGTTATAGCCTTTCCCAGAATGTTTCAGTGGAATCCAAGGATTTGGATAAGGTAGCGAATGCTTCTCGTGAGATCTCGACTTTGATTTCGCAAGGAGTGGAGTTGAGTTCAAATTTGCCGAACTATTATTTTTCGGGCTTGGAAGATTTGAAGCTGAAGTTGATTTCGGAGGCTTCGCTGAATGCGAAGGTAAGGGCTGAGAATATTGCGAAAGAAGCAGGTTCTTCATTGGGAGAATTGGTGAAGGCTGATTTGGGTATTTTTCAGATTACAGGGCAGAATGAAAATGAGGAATATTCTTATGGTGGAGCTTTTAATGTGACATCAAGGAAAAAGACAGCTAATATTACAGTGAAGACGAGCTATTTAAGTAATTAA
- a CDS encoding TonB-dependent receptor plug domain-containing protein: protein MTLKKFGLVSLSSTLFFFSAKAQISSPDTSINDIAPIEIKAYFNAQSMLDLTTSARVVTKKLLESQAPSNFLSTLNTTTGLRMEERSPGSYRLALRGSMLRSPFGVRNTKIYIDEIPFTDASGNTYLNLLDPVGINSIQVIKGPDGSLYGPNSAGVLRFIPEGFGKPNNEKSIMVSGGSFGLFHQQLQVNHQVNENYSFSFDQAYLRSDGYRQHTGMDKLFFQTAHQWKYNSKGTLKVFGLYSDLGYQTPGGLTQQQYDEDPTQFRPAGGPFQSAKDQKSSYL from the coding sequence ATGACTCTTAAGAAATTCGGTTTAGTATCTCTTTCAAGCACATTATTTTTCTTTTCTGCCAAGGCACAGATTTCTTCGCCTGATACAAGCATCAACGACATTGCACCTATTGAAATAAAGGCGTATTTCAATGCTCAATCAATGTTGGATTTAACGACTTCTGCTCGGGTAGTGACTAAAAAATTGCTCGAATCTCAAGCTCCAAGCAACTTCTTGAGTACCTTGAATACAACAACCGGACTTAGAATGGAAGAAAGATCACCTGGATCATATAGACTTGCCCTAAGGGGAAGTATGCTGAGATCTCCGTTTGGAGTGAGGAATACAAAAATATACATTGATGAAATACCATTTACTGATGCCAGTGGAAATACGTATCTCAACCTTTTAGATCCTGTTGGAATAAATAGTATTCAAGTGATCAAAGGTCCAGATGGATCATTATATGGACCCAATTCAGCTGGGGTACTTCGATTTATTCCCGAAGGTTTTGGAAAGCCTAACAATGAAAAATCAATTATGGTTTCTGGAGGATCATTTGGTCTTTTCCATCAACAATTGCAGGTCAATCATCAAGTGAATGAAAATTACAGCTTTTCTTTCGACCAGGCTTATCTAAGGTCAGATGGATATAGACAACATACGGGCATGGACAAACTGTTCTTCCAAACTGCTCATCAATGGAAATACAATTCAAAAGGAACACTAAAAGTATTTGGATTATATTCTGATTTAGGTTATCAAACTCCAGGTGGACTTACTCAGCAACAATACGATGAAGACCCAACCCAATTTAGACCTGCTGGTGGCCCGTTCCAAAGCGCCAAAGACCAAAAAAGCAGCTATCTATAA
- a CDS encoding response regulator, with product MKILIIEDETALLQTIEEFLKSENFLIESAQDYNAALEKAMTYDYDCILLDIMLPGGNGLDILKNIKRST from the coding sequence ATGAAGATATTAATAATAGAAGACGAAACAGCCTTATTGCAGACAATTGAAGAGTTCTTGAAATCTGAGAATTTCCTCATTGAGTCAGCGCAAGATTATAATGCTGCATTGGAGAAAGCAATGACTTATGATTATGACTGTATTCTATTGGATATTATGCTTCCCGGAGGAAATGGGTTGGATATCCTCAAAAACATTAAAAGAAGCACATAA
- a CDS encoding response regulator encodes MGWISSKTLKEAHKKQPVLILSAKDSVEDKVLGLEIGADDYLAKPFHLAELLARIKSIIRRNAQGW; translated from the coding sequence ATGGGTTGGATATCCTCAAAAACATTAAAAGAAGCACATAAAAAACAACCCGTTCTCATACTTTCAGCCAAAGATTCTGTCGAAGACAAAGTATTGGGATTAGAAATTGGAGCTGATGATTACCTAGCAAAACCCTTCCATCTCGCTGAACTTCTTGCACGTATTAAATCAATCATACGTCGAAATGCTCAAGGATGGTGA